The Thermoplasma acidophilum DSM 1728 genome includes a window with the following:
- a CDS encoding tryptophan synthase subunit alpha → MKPFVYFTLGYRYDAIAEFMRNSDGVYAFEFGFPTSKPVYDGIRIRKTHDPELNRYSEAENSRIFKIADDIGSKKYALMYYEVLSANPGILDYLNRNGFAGAILPDLMIDHRDAFFDAVERLRQYSLDYVPFVTPITPVKVMEEQIAAGGDWIYQGMMPATGVQLPYSIDAIYNHIRPYAGGKRIVYGFGIRDAGTMKMLASYEAFGIAVGTAVVEMMENLDTASYRRLIETIMEA, encoded by the coding sequence ATGAAGCCGTTCGTCTACTTCACCCTGGGATACAGGTACGATGCCATTGCAGAGTTCATGAGAAACTCGGACGGCGTTTACGCCTTCGAGTTCGGCTTTCCAACTTCGAAGCCCGTTTACGACGGCATCAGGATCAGGAAAACGCATGATCCTGAATTGAACAGGTACAGCGAAGCCGAGAATTCCAGGATCTTCAAAATTGCGGACGATATCGGATCTAAGAAGTATGCGCTCATGTACTACGAGGTACTCTCAGCGAATCCGGGAATACTTGATTACCTTAACAGGAACGGCTTCGCCGGTGCAATACTGCCGGATCTGATGATCGACCACAGGGATGCCTTTTTTGATGCGGTAGAGAGGCTCAGACAATACTCGCTGGACTACGTTCCCTTCGTAACCCCAATAACGCCGGTAAAGGTCATGGAGGAACAGATAGCAGCCGGCGGCGACTGGATATACCAGGGCATGATGCCCGCCACCGGAGTGCAGCTTCCGTACAGCATAGATGCCATATACAACCATATAAGGCCCTACGCCGGCGGAAAGCGCATAGTCTACGGGTTCGGAATACGCGATGCCGGCACGATGAAGATGCTCGCATCCTACGAGGCATTCGGGATAGCGGTCGGAACGGCTGTCGTTGAGATGATGGAGAATCTCGATACAGCTTCCTACCGGAGGCTCATCGAAACCATAATGGAGGCCTGA
- the trpD gene encoding anthranilate phosphoribosyltransferase, translating into MYESFLTGKPMDRATAMDLMQYMASPECSDAFRAAVLSVLRVRGVTEDEMMGFYEAMHAPNDVTDATDIVGTGGDMAHTINVSTASAIVAASMGLKIAKFGNRSASGNHGAADFMSETGYAFPKSTGEALRRLSRTNFVFLYAPDFLKEFALFAGVRKMLGFPTVLNFLGPILNPLSPIRRVIGTSDPSFMELYAGIARRSGMRAIILHSADGMDEISPFAKARIMHVSDLVSESYVDASSLTGPLERRNIASADPGAISGLTLSAIRGENEDGARFVALNTAPVLIINGLASDFQEGYEAALEHIMSGGPAEFLKVIAGDR; encoded by the coding sequence ATGTATGAAAGTTTTCTCACCGGCAAACCCATGGACAGGGCCACGGCCATGGACCTCATGCAGTACATGGCGTCCCCGGAGTGCAGCGACGCATTCCGTGCCGCAGTCCTGTCCGTCCTGAGGGTCCGTGGCGTGACCGAGGACGAGATGATGGGATTCTACGAAGCCATGCATGCTCCGAACGATGTGACTGACGCCACCGACATCGTCGGCACCGGCGGAGACATGGCCCATACCATAAACGTGAGCACGGCATCGGCCATAGTCGCGGCATCCATGGGCCTGAAGATCGCAAAGTTCGGAAACAGATCCGCATCGGGCAATCATGGCGCTGCGGACTTCATGTCCGAAACTGGTTATGCGTTTCCTAAGAGCACAGGAGAGGCATTACGCAGGCTATCCAGAACGAATTTCGTCTTCTTATACGCGCCGGACTTTCTGAAGGAGTTTGCGCTGTTCGCAGGCGTAAGGAAGATGCTCGGCTTTCCCACCGTGCTGAATTTTCTCGGACCGATACTGAACCCCCTCTCGCCGATCCGCAGGGTCATAGGCACATCGGACCCCTCGTTCATGGAGCTATACGCAGGCATTGCCAGGCGTTCCGGTATGCGAGCGATTATTCTGCACTCTGCGGACGGCATGGACGAGATCAGCCCCTTCGCGAAGGCCCGCATAATGCATGTCTCCGATTTGGTCTCGGAATCGTACGTGGATGCCTCATCGCTGACAGGGCCTCTGGAGAGGCGGAACATAGCATCCGCGGATCCGGGTGCAATATCCGGCCTCACATTATCTGCCATACGCGGGGAGAACGAAGACGGCGCCAGATTCGTTGCCCTTAATACGGCACCGGTGCTGATCATCAACGGCCTCGCTTCGGATTTCCAGGAAGGATATGAGGCTGCATTGGAACATATAATGAGCGGGGGGCCTGCAGAATTTCTGAAGGTGATCGCAGGTGATCGTTAA
- a CDS encoding anthranilate synthase component I: MNLIDELSEYRDRGSLAYFASFPDRISGYEYAFLGDGMITDPERIFDGKLRPLIVTYDFVNSVFGQKVRRSGWPEMVSFDPDTVMKRRIVRSGYLTRKEVGDFSDPDLSRKIAEVRDLIRSGEVLQAVISRDFEACIDPWEKLREFIDHDRSRYVFYYRIGKYQVVGSSPENLVTVSGNEVFTDPIAGTVPSTVRSSVLLESMKDANEHRMLLDLARNDLSKFADIGTLGVSKVMQIEEFSSVKHLVSQVRASFSNTPYLDILKSMFPAGTVSGSPKERAIEIIEKYEETPRGPYGGSIGITMDGMMDLALTIRSAYSDGSGFRVRAGAGIVKDSDPDAEVREIYSKARSVI, from the coding sequence ATGAACCTGATCGATGAGCTCTCAGAGTACAGAGACCGCGGGTCATTGGCTTACTTTGCGTCATTTCCTGATCGCATTTCAGGCTACGAGTACGCCTTTCTCGGAGACGGCATGATCACGGATCCGGAGAGGATATTCGACGGGAAGCTCAGGCCCTTGATCGTCACATACGATTTCGTGAACAGCGTATTCGGACAAAAAGTCCGCAGATCGGGGTGGCCGGAGATGGTCTCGTTCGATCCTGATACGGTTATGAAGAGGAGGATCGTGAGAAGCGGCTATCTCACCAGAAAGGAGGTCGGCGATTTCTCGGACCCGGATCTTTCCAGGAAAATAGCTGAGGTCAGGGATCTCATAAGATCCGGCGAGGTACTGCAGGCCGTCATATCGCGCGACTTCGAAGCATGCATAGATCCCTGGGAAAAGCTGCGGGAATTCATAGATCACGATCGGTCACGTTACGTTTTCTACTACAGGATCGGAAAATACCAGGTCGTCGGGAGCTCCCCCGAGAACCTGGTCACCGTCAGCGGAAACGAGGTGTTCACCGATCCCATAGCGGGTACCGTGCCTTCCACGGTCAGATCTTCCGTGCTTCTTGAAAGCATGAAGGACGCAAACGAGCACCGCATGCTTCTGGATCTTGCCAGGAACGATCTCAGCAAGTTCGCGGATATCGGTACGCTCGGCGTTTCCAAGGTCATGCAGATAGAGGAGTTCTCCTCAGTGAAGCATCTGGTGAGCCAGGTGCGGGCATCATTTTCAAACACTCCGTACCTAGACATACTGAAGTCGATGTTCCCCGCCGGCACGGTGTCCGGATCACCCAAGGAACGTGCAATAGAGATCATAGAGAAGTACGAAGAAACGCCGCGGGGCCCCTACGGCGGATCCATAGGCATAACCATGGACGGCATGATGGATCTTGCGCTGACAATAAGAAGCGCGTATTCCGATGGCAGCGGATTCCGGGTCAGGGCCGGTGCAGGCATAGTTAAGGATTCCGATCCTGATGCCGAGGTTCGCGAGATATATTCCAAGGCGAGGTCGGTCATTTGA
- the trpC gene encoding indole-3-glycerol phosphate synthase TrpC produces the protein MNIEDIFANNRTRSCEYRRERRTVSLRRAIELCNGEGRRGLIAEYKRRSPSGFSTDEDISSYLSYVKMHRIAGLSILSEPTHFSGSFDDVTLAHRIGVPVLVKDFAPDDHFVESAYNAGGDAVLAILDFLPSEDVERIVRRSADLGMDVIEEYHDRKALKKFVDGDNVILGYNRRDLVSLKTGEDQDMPQYDITILESGINIDNVVHVDMRYSGFLIGTSILKRDGTLEYLEKNRII, from the coding sequence ATGAACATCGAAGACATATTCGCCAACAACAGAACGAGGAGTTGCGAGTACAGGCGCGAACGCAGGACCGTGAGCCTCAGGAGGGCCATAGAACTGTGCAACGGTGAGGGAAGAAGGGGCCTCATAGCGGAGTACAAGCGCAGGTCGCCGTCCGGCTTCAGTACCGATGAGGATATCTCATCGTACCTGTCCTACGTGAAGATGCACCGCATAGCCGGGCTGAGCATACTCAGCGAACCCACTCACTTCTCCGGATCATTCGATGACGTGACCCTGGCGCACAGGATCGGCGTGCCAGTCCTGGTAAAGGACTTCGCTCCTGATGATCACTTCGTTGAATCTGCCTACAATGCCGGAGGAGATGCCGTGCTGGCCATACTGGACTTCCTGCCGTCGGAGGATGTTGAGAGAATAGTGCGCAGATCCGCAGATCTAGGCATGGACGTGATCGAGGAGTACCATGACAGAAAGGCCCTGAAAAAATTCGTGGATGGAGACAACGTCATCCTGGGGTACAACAGGCGCGATCTCGTTAGCCTTAAGACCGGCGAGGATCAGGATATGCCGCAATACGACATCACAATACTGGAAAGTGGGATAAACATAGATAATGTCGTTCATGTGGATATGCGATACAGCGGGTTCCTCATAGGAACGTCCATATTGAAAAGAGACGGCACGCTTGAGTACCTCGAGAAAAACCGCATAATATGA
- a CDS encoding phosphoribosylanthranilate isomerase — protein sequence MIVKVCGVTDLKDALMLSDAGSDIIGFVFDARSPRRSSYSTLKDAVASGIKTAAVYTDPASIMASEMVEDFVQIHFPHDRELIDYVHGQGRKVISVIKYGIDDFMAKYREYGPADIILVERKPKISEIMGAEEFRGKRIGFAGGIGTDDVERVIAEKPVMIDVSSSLESSPGHKDPEKVREFFSLVGGVHEPDR from the coding sequence GTGATCGTTAAGGTGTGCGGCGTTACGGACTTAAAGGACGCGCTGATGTTATCGGATGCCGGATCGGACATCATTGGCTTTGTCTTCGATGCTCGCAGCCCGCGCCGGTCGAGCTACAGCACACTGAAGGATGCTGTGGCATCTGGAATAAAGACCGCTGCCGTTTACACCGACCCGGCGTCCATCATGGCATCGGAGATGGTGGAGGATTTCGTCCAGATCCACTTCCCCCACGACCGGGAACTGATAGACTACGTTCACGGCCAGGGCAGGAAGGTCATATCCGTCATCAAATACGGCATAGACGATTTCATGGCAAAGTACAGGGAGTACGGACCGGCAGACATAATACTTGTGGAGCGGAAGCCGAAGATCTCTGAGATCATGGGCGCTGAGGAATTCAGAGGAAAGAGGATCGGCTTTGCGGGAGGCATAGGCACGGATGACGTTGAAAGGGTCATCGCGGAAAAACCCGTAATGATAGACGTCAGCAGTTCCCTGGAATCGTCACCGGGGCACAAGGATCCCGAGAAGGTACGCGAATTCTTCTCTCTGGTTGGTGGTGTGCATGAACCTGATCGATGA
- a CDS encoding anthranilate synthase component II, whose protein sequence is MSILIINNHDSFVYNLFYYVRSVGERVDVVDNDGWADASKYDKVIVSPGPGTPLSARDAGNIAKMLDGYGGYVLGVCFGHQILAHMLGSEIITLKRPYHGEVDEVKHNGSPIYDGVPEKFRAIRYHSLAVIPSRGIIVDAVSVSDGTVMGFHTPDMRIFGVQFHPESYFTEYGFRIVQNFVRL, encoded by the coding sequence TTGAGCATACTGATAATAAACAACCATGATTCGTTTGTCTACAACCTCTTCTACTACGTCCGTTCCGTGGGCGAACGTGTGGACGTTGTGGACAACGACGGATGGGCGGATGCATCGAAGTACGATAAGGTCATAGTGTCTCCCGGGCCAGGCACACCCCTATCGGCAAGGGACGCTGGAAACATTGCGAAGATGCTGGATGGCTACGGCGGATACGTTCTGGGCGTCTGCTTCGGGCACCAGATCCTCGCGCACATGCTGGGATCCGAGATCATAACACTGAAAAGGCCATACCACGGCGAGGTTGACGAGGTGAAACACAACGGGAGCCCCATATATGACGGCGTACCGGAGAAATTCAGGGCGATTCGCTATCATTCCCTCGCGGTGATTCCGTCCCGCGGGATAATCGTTGATGCGGTATCCGTAAGCGACGGCACGGTAATGGGGTTTCACACGCCGGATATGCGCATATTCGGGGTGCAGTTTCATCCAGAGAGTTACTTCACGGAATATGGATTCCGCATAGTCCAGAACTTCGTGAGATTATGA
- a CDS encoding CBS domain-containing protein, which yields MKVSELMTTDPITVSIDDTFSKVMSKMNETGIHQLPVMDGDRYAGMITYSDLLKKRSIQVKSKISNYTISTPTLNADDDVLEAVRLIKDTGLSALPVFQKGKLVGIISRTDIIKNLPQIVDVRDVRIFQIMSSDPIYVYEDDDIEEAFDSMRMLNEVEIPVASRDEKLSGIIRLNSILNILYRQKEKIKYGGYGEKEPVEIKCKSLMDPPVSVDRYAGIDEAVKLMMQYSLHIMPVTDSGKIVGIVDFSDLINMIKTESKEGILIEISGLDVYDEDLYDIAFELSERFLDKFSKMTDVSQGKLLIHVMKYKTQGSTKYSIRTRISAPPLFLVQNGSGWNFAEVLGEIFDRYEERIKKMKEKQ from the coding sequence ATGAAAGTTAGCGAACTGATGACCACAGACCCGATAACTGTGAGCATTGACGACACGTTTTCCAAGGTGATGTCAAAGATGAACGAGACCGGCATACACCAGCTCCCGGTCATGGACGGAGACCGCTATGCCGGTATGATCACATACTCGGATCTGCTGAAGAAGAGAAGCATACAGGTCAAGTCGAAGATATCCAACTACACGATAAGCACGCCCACGCTCAACGCGGACGATGACGTGCTGGAGGCTGTGCGCCTGATAAAGGATACCGGCCTGTCTGCCCTTCCAGTGTTCCAGAAGGGCAAGCTGGTGGGCATCATATCCAGGACGGACATAATAAAGAACCTGCCTCAGATCGTCGATGTAAGGGACGTGCGCATATTCCAGATAATGAGCTCTGATCCCATATACGTGTACGAGGACGACGACATAGAGGAGGCGTTTGACAGCATGAGGATGCTGAACGAGGTCGAGATACCTGTCGCAAGCCGCGATGAAAAGCTTTCCGGCATAATAAGGCTGAACAGCATCCTGAACATACTCTACAGGCAGAAGGAGAAGATCAAGTACGGCGGATACGGTGAAAAGGAGCCTGTGGAGATAAAGTGCAAGTCCCTGATGGACCCTCCGGTGAGCGTGGACAGGTACGCCGGTATCGATGAGGCCGTCAAGCTGATGATGCAGTACAGCCTCCACATAATGCCTGTAACGGACTCAGGAAAGATCGTGGGTATCGTAGACTTCAGCGACCTAATAAACATGATCAAGACGGAGAGCAAGGAGGGCATACTCATAGAGATCAGTGGCCTTGACGTATACGATGAGGACCTGTACGACATTGCCTTTGAGCTCTCCGAACGTTTCCTGGACAAGTTCTCCAAGATGACGGACGTTTCGCAGGGAAAGCTCCTCATACATGTTATGAAGTACAAGACACAGGGATCGACAAAGTACAGCATAAGGACAAGGATATCCGCACCTCCGCTCTTTCTTGTGCAGAACGGATCTGGATGGAACTTTGCAGAGGTGCTTGGCGAAATATTCGACAGGTATGAGGAGAGGATAAAGAAGATGAAGGAGAAGCAGTGA
- a CDS encoding D-glyceraldehyde dehydrogenase, translating into MDTKLYIDGQWVNSSSGKTVDKYSPVTGQVIGRFEAATRDDVDRAIDAAEDAFWAWNDLGSVERSKIIYRAKELIEKNRAELENIIMEENGKPVKEAKEEVDGVIDQIQYYAEWARKLNGEVVEGTSSHRKIFQYKVPYGIVVALTPWNFPAGMVARKLAPALLTGNTVVLKPSSDTPGSAEWIVRKFVEAGVPKGVLNFITGRGSEIGDYIVEHKKVNLITMTGSTATGQRIMQKASANMAKLILELGGKAPFMVWKDADMDNALKTLLWAKYWNAGQSCIAAERLYVHEDIYDTFMSRFVELSRKLALGDPKNADMGPLINKGALQATSEIVEEAKESGAKILFGGSQPSLSGPYRNGYFFLPTIIGNADQKSKIFQEEIFAPVIGARKISSVEEMYDLANDSKYGLASYLFTKDPNIIFEASERIRFGELYVNMPGPEASQGYHTGFRMTGQAGEGSKYGISEYLKLKNIYVDYSGKPLHINTVRDDLFQ; encoded by the coding sequence ATGGATACGAAGTTATACATAGATGGACAGTGGGTTAATTCTTCTTCCGGAAAGACTGTCGACAAGTACAGCCCGGTGACTGGACAGGTCATCGGAAGGTTTGAGGCGGCGACCAGAGATGATGTTGACAGGGCCATAGATGCTGCGGAGGATGCATTCTGGGCCTGGAACGATCTTGGTTCGGTGGAGAGATCGAAGATAATTTACAGGGCAAAGGAACTGATAGAGAAGAACAGGGCGGAACTTGAGAACATAATAATGGAGGAGAACGGAAAGCCGGTAAAGGAGGCCAAGGAGGAGGTCGACGGCGTCATAGACCAGATACAGTACTACGCGGAATGGGCGAGGAAGCTCAACGGCGAGGTCGTCGAAGGAACGTCGTCCCACAGGAAAATATTCCAGTACAAGGTTCCTTACGGCATAGTCGTTGCGCTGACGCCCTGGAATTTCCCGGCCGGTATGGTTGCGAGGAAGCTGGCTCCTGCGCTGTTGACAGGAAACACCGTTGTTCTGAAGCCGAGCAGCGATACGCCCGGAAGCGCAGAGTGGATCGTGCGCAAGTTCGTCGAAGCCGGCGTACCGAAGGGCGTTTTGAACTTCATCACCGGAAGGGGATCAGAGATTGGCGATTACATAGTCGAACACAAAAAGGTAAACCTAATAACGATGACCGGTTCAACCGCAACCGGCCAGAGGATAATGCAGAAAGCATCAGCCAACATGGCAAAGCTCATACTCGAGCTGGGCGGAAAGGCGCCGTTTATGGTGTGGAAGGACGCAGACATGGACAATGCACTGAAGACCCTGCTGTGGGCGAAGTACTGGAACGCGGGCCAGTCTTGCATAGCGGCTGAGCGCCTCTACGTGCACGAAGACATCTACGACACATTCATGAGCAGGTTCGTGGAACTGAGCAGGAAGCTCGCACTGGGCGATCCGAAGAACGCTGACATGGGCCCGCTTATAAACAAAGGCGCGCTCCAGGCCACATCCGAGATCGTTGAAGAGGCAAAGGAGAGCGGTGCAAAGATACTGTTCGGCGGAAGCCAGCCAAGCCTCAGCGGACCGTACAGGAACGGCTACTTCTTCCTGCCGACCATAATAGGCAACGCAGACCAGAAATCGAAGATATTCCAGGAGGAAATATTCGCACCAGTCATAGGCGCCAGGAAGATATCCAGCGTTGAGGAAATGTACGATCTGGCCAACGATTCAAAGTACGGCCTGGCATCGTACCTGTTCACGAAGGACCCGAACATAATATTCGAGGCTTCAGAGAGGATAAGGTTCGGCGAACTTTACGTTAACATGCCTGGTCCGGAGGCCTCGCAGGGATACCACACAGGCTTCCGCATGACCGGACAGGCAGGAGAGGGGAGCAAGTACGGAATATCCGAATACCTGAAGCTGAAGAACATCTACGTTGATTACTCCGGAAAGCCCCTGCACATAAACACCGTGAGGGACGATCTGTTTCAGTGA
- a CDS encoding beta-eliminating lyase-related protein, giving the protein MRNVLDIVQDADVYRSNVLNLQASENVISPNVRKALGSDFASRYSHMENGVNDYGGTRYAEELENTVSENAKKLFGFAYAETRMLSGHIAAMTVLAALVKRGESIIKVPESVGGYTGYSGAYLPRMMGFRSYDMPVGADGFIDYDALEKHVEYVKPKMIVLGQSIFVKSYDMKRIREICDRHSCLLGYDASHVMGLIAGKQFQKDIKEADVVFGSTHKTFFGPQGGIILTDSEKIFARIEDSITWRTMDNYNIARMAGVGVAIEEMIRYGEEYAKNVIRNAKALAEAMDGRIKIRYAPWYTESHQILVDGDWIRSKGYDYVRFSRVMEENGIIVDRIGRIGTAEITRMGIDNVEEIASMMVDAFNGIDVKDRVNKFVRNMKMRYYES; this is encoded by the coding sequence ATGAGGAATGTTTTGGATATTGTTCAGGATGCTGATGTATACCGATCGAATGTTCTCAATCTGCAGGCTTCGGAGAACGTAATTAGCCCCAACGTCAGGAAAGCCCTGGGATCTGATTTTGCATCCCGGTACTCGCACATGGAGAACGGCGTCAACGACTATGGTGGAACAAGATATGCCGAAGAGCTTGAAAACACGGTATCCGAGAATGCGAAGAAGCTCTTCGGATTCGCGTACGCTGAAACGCGCATGCTGAGCGGCCATATAGCGGCCATGACTGTCCTCGCAGCACTGGTGAAGAGGGGCGAGAGCATAATCAAGGTGCCGGAATCGGTTGGCGGATACACGGGCTACTCCGGTGCGTATCTGCCCAGGATGATGGGCTTCAGGTCCTATGACATGCCCGTAGGCGCCGATGGCTTCATCGATTACGACGCCCTTGAGAAGCACGTTGAGTATGTGAAGCCAAAGATGATCGTCCTGGGGCAGTCAATATTTGTGAAATCGTACGATATGAAGAGGATCAGGGAGATCTGCGACAGGCACTCCTGCCTTCTCGGATATGATGCATCGCATGTCATGGGCCTCATAGCCGGGAAGCAGTTCCAGAAGGACATAAAGGAGGCAGACGTTGTATTCGGATCGACGCACAAGACTTTCTTCGGGCCTCAGGGCGGCATAATACTGACGGACAGCGAGAAGATATTCGCGCGCATCGAAGACAGCATAACATGGAGGACCATGGACAATTACAACATAGCGAGGATGGCGGGTGTGGGCGTTGCCATCGAGGAGATGATCAGGTACGGGGAAGAATACGCGAAAAACGTGATAAGAAATGCAAAGGCACTAGCAGAAGCCATGGATGGCAGGATAAAGATCAGGTATGCGCCCTGGTACACGGAGTCGCATCAGATACTGGTTGACGGGGACTGGATCAGATCGAAGGGCTATGATTACGTGAGGTTCAGCAGGGTGATGGAGGAGAACGGAATAATCGTTGACAGGATAGGCCGAATCGGAACGGCGGAGATAACAAGGATGGGCATCGACAACGTCGAGGAGATAGCGTCGATGATGGTGGATGCCTTCAACGGCATTGACGTCAAGGATAGGGTTAATAAATTCGTACGCAATATGAAAATGAGGTACTATGAAAGTTAG
- a CDS encoding aldehyde ferredoxin oxidoreductase family protein: MVGGFTGKILRVDLGKGEIKVEDTNMQWARDYIGGQGLATRYYVEEVDPKIDPYDPDNELIIAPGPLTGTSAPTAARYMAVTKSPLTGTITRSNSGGYFGAKLKHTGFDMIIFKGRSEKPVYLYVDKGKAEIRDASDLWGKDVFETTDTLTKRIGGNVSVACIGPAGENLVKFASIMNDKHRAAGRNGVGAVMGSKKLKAIVAGGGRMPAIGDPEMYKAVLPKMLKKIKENPVTSQGLTQFGTEVLVNIINRSGIYSNRNLTDSGDDPLADDVSGETLAETYLIHNQPCFACPIGCGRVVRYNERESEGPEYESTWALGPNTGVHDLYTIIAANDNADRLGYDTISAGLTISAAMELYEKGKIPDKDVGPTKPKFGNTSALLEMTAKIGYRKDFGDKLAEGSYRLAKMYGDESVSMSVKGQEIAAYDPRGVWGLALEYATSNIGGSHMRAYTISNEILGVEPTQDPLQLEGKADLVKYVQDFTEVMDCSGLCQFPSFALNLDDYIELVNAVTGFKYTKEEIMKAAERVWNLERLFNLKAGIKPEDDKLPERFLKVPLPKGPKKGNVVPMQKLLQDYYGARGWDSRGYPTEEKIKELGLEFYKL; encoded by the coding sequence ATGGTGGGTGGCTTCACGGGCAAGATCCTCAGGGTTGACCTGGGGAAGGGCGAGATAAAGGTTGAGGATACGAACATGCAGTGGGCGCGCGATTATATCGGCGGCCAGGGACTGGCAACGAGGTATTACGTTGAAGAGGTGGATCCGAAGATCGATCCGTACGATCCAGACAACGAACTCATAATAGCTCCGGGCCCGCTCACCGGAACGAGTGCACCGACAGCTGCAAGGTACATGGCTGTGACGAAGAGCCCGCTCACGGGCACGATCACAAGGAGCAACTCCGGCGGTTATTTCGGTGCAAAGCTGAAGCACACCGGTTTTGATATGATAATATTCAAAGGGAGATCAGAGAAGCCGGTATATCTATATGTGGACAAGGGAAAGGCCGAGATCCGCGATGCATCCGATCTCTGGGGCAAAGACGTCTTCGAGACCACGGACACTCTCACGAAAAGGATAGGCGGAAACGTCAGCGTTGCCTGCATAGGCCCTGCCGGCGAGAACCTGGTCAAGTTTGCATCCATAATGAACGACAAGCACAGGGCAGCTGGTAGGAACGGCGTCGGAGCGGTAATGGGGTCCAAGAAGCTCAAGGCTATAGTGGCGGGCGGGGGCAGGATGCCAGCCATCGGAGACCCGGAGATGTACAAGGCCGTGCTTCCAAAAATGTTGAAGAAGATAAAGGAGAACCCCGTGACATCGCAGGGGCTCACGCAGTTCGGCACTGAGGTTCTGGTGAACATAATAAACAGAAGCGGCATATATTCGAACAGGAACCTGACGGATTCCGGCGATGACCCGCTTGCTGATGATGTCAGCGGCGAGACGCTGGCAGAAACGTACCTGATCCACAACCAGCCATGCTTTGCTTGCCCAATCGGCTGCGGCCGTGTAGTAAGGTACAACGAACGCGAGAGCGAGGGGCCCGAGTACGAGAGCACATGGGCCCTCGGGCCGAACACCGGCGTTCACGACCTCTACACCATCATAGCTGCGAACGACAACGCAGACCGCCTGGGCTACGACACCATATCGGCCGGCCTGACGATATCGGCTGCGATGGAGCTCTACGAGAAGGGAAAGATACCGGACAAGGACGTCGGCCCAACAAAGCCCAAATTCGGAAACACATCGGCGCTGCTCGAGATGACGGCAAAGATCGGCTACAGGAAGGACTTCGGCGACAAGCTTGCGGAGGGTTCATACCGCCTCGCGAAGATGTATGGGGACGAGAGCGTATCCATGAGCGTGAAGGGGCAGGAGATAGCGGCATACGATCCTAGGGGTGTCTGGGGCCTGGCTCTGGAGTATGCCACAAGCAACATAGGCGGATCGCACATGAGAGCCTACACCATATCGAACGAGATACTGGGCGTAGAGCCGACTCAGGATCCGCTGCAGCTTGAGGGAAAGGCGGATCTCGTGAAATATGTGCAGGACTTCACCGAGGTCATGGACTGCTCCGGCCTGTGCCAGTTCCCTTCATTTGCCCTGAACCTGGATGATTACATCGAACTGGTAAATGCCGTAACAGGCTTCAAATACACGAAGGAGGAGATAATGAAGGCAGCTGAACGCGTCTGGAACCTTGAGAGGCTTTTCAACCTGAAAGCTGGAATAAAGCCTGAGGACGATAAGCTGCCGGAGAGGTTCCTCAAGGTACCGCTGCCGAAGGGCCCAAAGAAGGGGAACGTCGTTCCGATGCAGAAGCTGCTGCAGGATTACTACGGGGCACGCGGATGGGACAGCAGGGGCTATCCGACCGAAGAAAAGATAAAGGAACTGGGACTGGAATTCTACAAACTGTGA